A genomic stretch from Desulfatirhabdium butyrativorans DSM 18734 includes:
- the panC gene encoding pantoate--beta-alanine ligase, whose amino-acid sequence METITDKRKMQQVCEALRASGKTIALVPTMGFLHEGHLSLMRIARQSADIVVTSIFVNPTQFGPNEDLAAYPRDLERDKGLCASVGVDYVFAPGVENLYGNRYQTYIDLHQLPNHLCGLSRPGHFRGVATIVTKLMNITKAHRAVFGQKDYQQVLVIRQMVSDLDMDIEIVTAPIIREADGLAMSSRNTYLKAPQRESALSLSRALHKAQEMVSSGMRHSSQLIDAARSFILSFPETAIDYVAVCDPLTLEDIAIIEGSALMALAVRVGSTRLIDNTILTRTSAINP is encoded by the coding sequence ATCGAAACCATCACCGACAAACGAAAAATGCAGCAGGTATGCGAAGCCCTGCGGGCGAGCGGAAAGACCATCGCACTTGTGCCCACAATGGGTTTCCTGCATGAAGGCCATCTTTCCCTGATGCGGATAGCCAGGCAATCTGCGGATATCGTCGTAACGAGCATTTTCGTCAACCCCACGCAGTTCGGCCCAAACGAAGACCTCGCCGCTTATCCGAGAGACCTCGAACGGGACAAGGGGCTTTGCGCCAGTGTCGGTGTCGATTACGTGTTTGCCCCCGGTGTCGAAAACCTGTATGGCAACCGGTACCAGACCTATATCGATCTCCATCAGCTCCCCAACCACCTGTGCGGGCTTTCCAGGCCCGGGCATTTCCGCGGCGTCGCCACCATCGTCACCAAGCTCATGAATATCACCAAGGCGCACAGGGCCGTCTTCGGCCAGAAGGATTACCAGCAAGTGCTGGTGATTCGGCAAATGGTTTCCGATCTCGACATGGACATCGAGATCGTGACCGCCCCCATCATCCGGGAGGCCGATGGCCTGGCGATGAGTTCCAGAAACACATATTTGAAGGCCCCTCAGCGCGAATCCGCCCTCAGCCTGTCCCGCGCCCTTCACAAGGCACAGGAGATGGTTTCCAGCGGTATGCGCCACAGCAGCCAACTGATCGATGCTGCCCGCTCGTTCATTCTTTCGTTCCCGGAAACCGCGATCGATTACGTTGCCGTCTGTGATCCGCTAACATTGGAGGACATTGCCATCATCGAAGGATCGGCACTCATGGCGCTTGCCGTTCGCGTCGGCTCCACCCGCCTGATCGACAACACGATCCTGACCAGAACATCCGCCATCAACCCATGA
- a CDS encoding potassium channel family protein: MDNTRSFFSYALALILLMVAGALGYMAIEGWDFLDAIYMTVITLATIGYGEVHSLTRAGRIYTMVLILIGVGFVGYMGAAVIQFMVEGRIRAVLGRRRLDRKIEKLKNHFIVCGYGRIGKVLCAHLRHEQVPMVVIENDEKQLPLLEESELAFLIADSSNEAVLVRAGIHRARGLIAALGTDVDNVFLVLTARQLRPDLYIMARGSYAESRSKLKAAGASTVVSPYEIGAVSMAQRILRPTVTNFLDFAMTYKRRDIQMEEIPVSPNSRYIDQTLKDSRIRQELNLILIAIKQNDGTMMFNPSFETRLEAGTTVIAVGHPENLARLGKALNPDRIETE, translated from the coding sequence GTGGACAACACCCGGAGTTTCTTTTCATATGCCCTCGCATTGATCCTGCTGATGGTTGCCGGTGCGCTCGGCTACATGGCCATCGAGGGATGGGATTTTCTCGACGCCATTTACATGACCGTCATCACCCTGGCCACCATCGGTTACGGCGAGGTGCATTCCCTGACCCGGGCGGGCCGCATCTATACCATGGTGCTGATCCTGATCGGTGTGGGCTTTGTCGGCTACATGGGCGCCGCAGTCATTCAATTCATGGTCGAGGGGCGTATCCGCGCCGTTTTGGGGAGAAGACGATTGGACAGAAAAATCGAGAAACTGAAAAACCATTTTATTGTTTGCGGTTACGGCAGAATCGGCAAGGTGCTGTGCGCCCATCTCAGGCACGAACAAGTTCCCATGGTCGTCATCGAAAATGATGAAAAGCAATTGCCCCTGCTCGAAGAAAGCGAATTGGCGTTTCTCATTGCCGACTCCTCCAACGAAGCGGTCCTGGTCAGAGCGGGAATTCACCGGGCAAGGGGGTTGATTGCAGCCCTCGGAACGGATGTGGACAATGTCTTTCTGGTATTGACGGCAAGGCAGCTCAGACCCGATCTGTACATCATGGCCCGCGGCTCCTATGCGGAGAGCCGTTCCAAGCTGAAGGCGGCCGGCGCATCCACGGTCGTCTCCCCTTATGAAATCGGGGCTGTCAGCATGGCGCAGCGGATTCTGCGGCCCACGGTCACCAATTTTCTGGACTTTGCCATGACGTATAAACGCAGGGACATCCAGATGGAGGAAATCCCGGTAAGTCCCAACAGCCGTTACATCGATCAGACCCTGAAGGATTCCCGGATCCGGCAGGAACTGAATCTCATCCTGATTGCCATCAAGCAGAACGACGGGACCATGATGTTCAACCCTTCTTTTGAAACCAGGCTCGAGGCGGGTACCACGGTCATTGCTGTGGGCCATCCAGAAAATCTGGCGCGGTTGGGAAAGGCCCTCAACCCCGACAGAATCGAAACGGAATAA
- a CDS encoding glycosyltransferase family 4 protein has translation MRIGILSYRSNPYCGGQGVYVRHLAAALADLGHRVEVISGPPQTFSINHQIPVTRLEGLDLYNPQNPFRTPAPAELCDPVNFLEWAGVSTMGFPEPLTFGIRAFLHLKDRLHQFDILHDNQCLSYGTLMLSRRIPFVTTIHHPITVDRGLELDAAPNAWKRFKVMRWYSFIGMQLRVARRLPHIITVSHASKADIQSEFSLPAERFHVVENGIDTERFKPMPHIEREPGRIIVTNSADTPLKGLAYLLIAVRKLTDEGRRIRLIVIGTPKKNGAIESLIRTLGLTNVSFTGHIDDEAFVEHYARAAIAVVPSLYEGFGLPAGEAMACGVPVVSTTGGALAEVVGDAGILVPPADADALAAAIARLLDHPGLARDLGKIGYRRVHERFTWHQAAQRTLDVYRKVIRADRQTR, from the coding sequence ATGCGCATCGGCATTCTCAGTTACAGAAGCAACCCCTACTGCGGCGGCCAGGGTGTCTATGTCCGGCACCTGGCCGCCGCCCTGGCCGATCTGGGCCACCGGGTCGAGGTGATCAGCGGGCCACCCCAGACGTTTTCCATCAATCATCAGATTCCCGTCACGAGGCTCGAAGGGCTGGATCTCTACAATCCACAAAATCCGTTTCGCACGCCGGCACCTGCCGAGCTCTGTGATCCGGTCAATTTCCTGGAATGGGCGGGGGTTTCGACCATGGGTTTCCCGGAGCCCCTGACTTTCGGGATTCGCGCCTTTCTGCACCTGAAAGACCGGCTTCACCAATTCGACATCCTGCACGACAACCAGTGTCTGTCCTACGGCACCCTGATGCTCTCCCGGCGCATTCCCTTCGTAACCACCATCCACCATCCCATCACCGTTGATCGCGGCCTCGAGCTCGATGCCGCCCCCAACGCGTGGAAACGCTTCAAGGTCATGCGGTGGTATTCGTTTATCGGCATGCAGCTTCGGGTGGCCCGGCGGCTGCCTCACATCATCACCGTATCGCATGCATCGAAGGCCGATATTCAGTCCGAGTTTTCCCTGCCTGCCGAACGGTTTCATGTCGTCGAAAACGGTATCGACACGGAGCGCTTCAAGCCGATGCCCCACATCGAGCGGGAGCCGGGAAGGATCATCGTCACCAACAGCGCCGACACGCCGCTCAAAGGCCTCGCCTATCTGCTGATCGCCGTCCGAAAGCTCACCGATGAGGGCAGGCGGATCCGGCTGATCGTGATCGGAACCCCCAAAAAGAACGGGGCCATCGAATCCTTGATCCGAACACTCGGACTGACCAATGTCAGCTTCACCGGCCACATCGACGATGAAGCCTTTGTGGAGCATTATGCCCGGGCCGCCATTGCCGTTGTGCCCAGCCTGTACGAAGGTTTCGGACTTCCCGCCGGAGAGGCGATGGCCTGCGGCGTACCGGTCGTCAGCACCACCGGTGGGGCCCTGGCCGAAGTGGTAGGTGATGCGGGCATTCTGGTGCCGCCAGCGGATGCCGATGCGCTTGCAGCGGCCATCGCTCGTCTGCTGGATCATCCCGGTCTCGCCAGGGACCTTGGAAAAATCGGTTACCGCAGGGTCCACGAGCGATTCACCTGGCATCAGGCCGCTCAAAGAACGCTCGACGTTTACCGGAAAGTCATCCGTGCAGACCGTCAAACCCGATAG
- a CDS encoding ABC transporter substrate-binding protein has product MTANHRLRRWKSLWMLCLLMLGAAGGQAETLPTDIEWQTNTADAVFASPDAAKGGTLHLALLSFPMTFRTVGPDSNGSFRSAILDNQLALIDIHPNTLHVIPQLATHWAYGKDKKTMYFKLNPNAKWSDGVPVTADDFVFTLEFMRSPHIVAPWYNDYYTQEIDRVIVYDDHTLAVVATKPGPDLYLKLGINPTPRHYYGKLDKDFVAKYNWKIVPNTGAYQIEDFQMGKSIKFKRNRDWWAQDLPYFRNRFNVDRVIFTVVRDYNMQWEYFKKARFDVFGLTIPKYWYEKTKIDVFQNGYINRYWFYNDTPQSAMGLWLNQDREIFKDKRVRYAFAHAMNVEKVIQEVLRGDYERLEQGFMGYGPYTDNTIRARRFDIQKVESLMKDAGWARGPDGIWQKDGKRFSVEVTYSNEEHTPRLVVLKEEAKKAGIELNLQQLDPAAAFKKFLEKNFDVAWMGWSTSLRPQYWEHFHSINAHKPQTNNITNTDDPEMDRLIDAYRQSVDEKERMELSKQIQRKIQEIGCFVPTFMVPYVREAAWRWWRLPKPIGTKTSGSLFDPFGSSNGGLFWYDKALQDQTREAMKRGVTFDPVIVVDKTYRAVP; this is encoded by the coding sequence ATGACGGCAAATCATCGCCTCCGCCGCTGGAAATCGTTATGGATGCTATGCCTTCTGATGCTCGGGGCTGCCGGCGGACAGGCGGAAACGCTGCCAACGGATATTGAATGGCAGACCAACACCGCCGATGCAGTATTCGCATCCCCCGATGCCGCCAAAGGCGGAACCCTGCATCTGGCACTGCTGAGCTTTCCCATGACATTTCGAACGGTCGGTCCCGACTCGAACGGCAGTTTCAGAAGCGCGATTCTCGACAACCAGCTTGCCCTGATCGATATCCACCCCAACACGCTCCATGTCATCCCCCAGCTTGCCACCCATTGGGCATACGGAAAAGACAAGAAAACCATGTATTTCAAGCTGAACCCGAATGCCAAATGGTCCGACGGCGTTCCGGTAACGGCGGACGATTTCGTCTTCACGCTCGAATTCATGCGCTCCCCCCACATCGTGGCTCCCTGGTACAACGACTACTATACCCAGGAAATCGACCGGGTCATCGTGTATGACGATCATACGCTGGCCGTTGTTGCCACCAAACCCGGGCCGGATCTCTACCTGAAGCTCGGCATCAATCCGACGCCCAGACACTATTACGGCAAGCTGGACAAGGATTTCGTCGCCAAATACAACTGGAAGATCGTCCCCAATACCGGAGCTTACCAGATCGAAGATTTCCAGATGGGAAAATCGATCAAATTCAAGCGCAACAGAGACTGGTGGGCTCAAGACCTGCCGTATTTCCGGAACCGTTTCAATGTCGACCGGGTCATCTTCACGGTGGTGCGGGATTACAACATGCAATGGGAATATTTCAAGAAGGCCCGATTCGATGTGTTCGGACTGACGATTCCCAAATACTGGTACGAAAAAACGAAGATCGATGTCTTTCAGAACGGATACATCAATCGGTACTGGTTCTACAACGATACGCCGCAGTCCGCCATGGGGCTCTGGCTCAATCAGGATCGGGAAATTTTCAAGGACAAACGGGTTCGCTACGCCTTCGCCCATGCCATGAATGTCGAAAAGGTGATTCAGGAAGTGCTTCGAGGCGATTATGAGCGGTTGGAGCAAGGGTTCATGGGATATGGCCCGTACACCGACAACACGATCCGGGCCAGACGCTTCGATATCCAGAAAGTGGAAAGCCTGATGAAGGATGCCGGATGGGCAAGAGGACCGGATGGCATCTGGCAAAAGGACGGCAAACGGTTTTCGGTGGAGGTGACATACAGCAATGAAGAGCACACACCCAGGCTGGTGGTGTTGAAGGAGGAGGCTAAAAAGGCTGGCATCGAGCTCAACCTGCAGCAACTCGATCCTGCGGCTGCCTTCAAAAAATTTCTGGAGAAGAATTTCGACGTTGCCTGGATGGGCTGGAGCACATCGCTACGGCCCCAGTACTGGGAGCATTTTCATTCCATCAATGCGCACAAACCCCAGACGAACAACATCACCAATACGGATGATCCGGAAATGGACCGCCTGATCGACGCCTATCGGCAATCCGTCGACGAGAAGGAACGGATGGAGCTCTCGAAACAGATTCAGCGCAAAATTCAGGAAATCGGCTGTTTCGTGCCGACCTTCATGGTGCCTTACGTACGGGAGGCCGCATGGCGATGGTGGCGGCTTCCGAAACCGATCGGCACCAAAACATCCGGCAGTCTCTTCGACCCATTCGGCAGTTCGAATGGCGGCTTGTTCTGGTATGACAAAGCGCTCCAGGATCAGACACGGGAAGCCATGAAAAGAGGGGTGACCTTCGATCCGGTCATCGTCGTGGATAAAACCTACCGTGCGGTACCCTGA
- a CDS encoding MBL fold metallo-hydrolase has translation MEALLPGLFRIEVPLPQSPLQTLNSYVFRGKDRHLVVDTGFNREECFQTLSTALQSLELAPEQTDFFITHLHADHYGLVSRLAHPSSRIFFSRPDAEVLETWEGFEPMIAYAGMNGFPENELRQALDQHPGNKYGTEWIPGLSVLRDGERIHYGEYDLFCVETPGHTLGHVCLYNPEHRFLISGDHILGDITPNIQCWSDAGNPLDDYFRSLEKVDRMDVDLVLPGHRSLVMDFHGRIAELRRHHEARLREIETILAGDGQMCAYDVAGKMTWDIRCDRWEDFPVAQKWFATGEAIAHLRFLERRETIRRSASNGKLRFHICGKPSIH, from the coding sequence ATGGAAGCCCTTCTTCCAGGGCTTTTCCGCATCGAGGTGCCGCTGCCGCAAAGCCCGCTGCAAACCCTCAACAGCTATGTGTTTCGGGGTAAAGACCGTCACCTGGTGGTCGATACCGGCTTCAACCGGGAGGAATGTTTTCAAACGCTCTCCACTGCGCTTCAATCCCTCGAACTTGCACCGGAGCAGACGGATTTTTTCATCACCCATCTGCATGCCGACCATTACGGCCTGGTGAGCAGACTGGCGCATCCATCGAGCCGGATTTTCTTCAGCAGACCCGATGCCGAAGTCCTCGAAACCTGGGAAGGCTTCGAGCCGATGATTGCGTATGCCGGCATGAACGGATTTCCGGAAAACGAGTTGCGCCAGGCCCTGGACCAGCATCCGGGGAACAAATACGGTACGGAGTGGATTCCCGGCCTGTCGGTGCTGCGCGACGGCGAGCGTATTCATTATGGCGAGTACGATCTTTTTTGCGTGGAAACGCCCGGTCATACGCTGGGCCATGTGTGCCTGTACAATCCGGAGCACCGATTTCTGATTTCCGGCGATCACATTCTCGGAGACATCACCCCGAATATCCAGTGCTGGTCGGATGCGGGGAATCCGCTGGACGATTATTTCCGAAGTCTTGAGAAAGTCGATCGGATGGACGTTGATCTCGTCTTGCCGGGGCATCGGAGTTTGGTCATGGATTTCCACGGAAGAATCGCGGAACTCAGGAGGCATCATGAAGCGAGGCTTCGGGAGATCGAAACCATTCTCGCAGGAGATGGCCAAATGTGCGCCTATGATGTCGCCGGGAAAATGACCTGGGATATCCGGTGTGATCGCTGGGAGGACTTTCCGGTTGCCCAGAAGTGGTTTGCCACGGGCGAGGCCATTGCCCATCTGCGGTTTCTGGAACGCCGGGAAACGATTCGGCGATCGGCTTCGAACGGAAAATTGCGTTTTCACATTTGCGGTAAACCTTCAATTCATTGA
- the metK gene encoding methionine adenosyltransferase — protein sequence MSNEKFLFTSESVTEGHPDKVADQISDAVLDAIMAQDKNCRVACETLVTTGMVFLAGEISTTCYVEMPQIARETIREIGYHSSQMGFDWRTCAVMTSIDHQSPDIAQGVNQGEGLFKDQGAGDQGLMFGYATDETPELMPMPLMFAHKLCNRLSVVRKNGSLDFLRPDGKAQVTIEYENDVPKRVDTIVIAAQHKADVTYEDLKEAIIEEVIRKIIPKEMMDGDTKYYINATGKFVLGGPMADCGLTGRKIIVDTYGGQGSHGGGCFSGKDPSKVDRSASYMARHIAKNIVAAGISKKCELQIAYAIGVAQPVSIMIDMMGTGLIPKEKVREIILDTFDLRPAAIIEYLDLLRPIYKKTAAYGHFGRTEPEFTWEHTNMADVIREKAGL from the coding sequence ATGTCCAACGAAAAGTTTCTCTTCACCTCGGAATCCGTTACAGAAGGTCATCCCGACAAAGTCGCCGATCAGATTTCGGATGCCGTCCTCGATGCCATCATGGCCCAGGACAAGAATTGCCGGGTCGCCTGTGAAACCCTGGTCACGACGGGAATGGTTTTTCTGGCCGGTGAAATTTCCACCACCTGCTATGTGGAAATGCCCCAGATCGCTCGCGAGACCATCCGGGAAATCGGATACCATTCCAGCCAGATGGGTTTCGACTGGCGAACCTGCGCCGTCATGACATCCATCGACCACCAGAGCCCCGACATCGCCCAGGGCGTCAATCAGGGCGAGGGGCTGTTCAAGGATCAGGGAGCCGGAGATCAGGGACTGATGTTCGGCTATGCGACGGACGAAACGCCCGAACTGATGCCCATGCCCTTGATGTTCGCTCACAAATTGTGCAACCGGCTTTCCGTAGTCCGGAAAAACGGCAGTCTCGATTTCCTCCGGCCGGACGGGAAGGCGCAGGTCACCATCGAATACGAAAACGATGTGCCAAAGCGGGTCGATACCATCGTCATCGCAGCCCAGCACAAGGCCGATGTCACATATGAGGATCTCAAGGAAGCCATCATCGAGGAAGTGATCCGCAAGATCATCCCGAAAGAAATGATGGACGGGGACACCAAATATTATATCAATGCCACCGGAAAATTCGTTCTGGGCGGCCCCATGGCCGATTGCGGCCTTACCGGAAGAAAAATCATCGTCGATACATACGGCGGCCAGGGGAGCCACGGCGGCGGCTGCTTTTCCGGGAAAGACCCATCCAAAGTCGACCGAAGCGCATCCTACATGGCCCGCCACATCGCCAAGAATATCGTTGCAGCGGGAATTTCCAAGAAATGTGAGCTGCAGATCGCCTATGCCATCGGCGTCGCACAGCCCGTATCCATCATGATCGATATGATGGGCACCGGCCTCATCCCCAAAGAAAAGGTTCGGGAAATCATCCTCGACACCTTCGATCTGCGGCCTGCCGCCATCATCGAATATCTCGATCTGCTCCGGCCGATCTACAAGAAAACGGCAGCCTACGGACATTTCGGCCGCACGGAACCCGAATTCACCTGGGAGCATACGAATATGGCCGATGTCATCCGGGAAAAGGCCGGGTTGTAG
- a CDS encoding YkgJ family cysteine cluster protein produces MNASQETKNEIQDEKPARIQPLQLSLDSEFKFRCHPGVPCFTTCCRNIRILLTPYDIIRLKKKLELSSQEFLAIYTEPHLLEKTDLPVVTLKLLDDEKKSCPFVRDDGCIVYADRPSTCRYYPIGVGALSHREQTEESGFFILIEEPHCKGFLEDKLWTIREWRKDQGVDCDDEINAEWTDLLVRKRSFPKNIAMTEKSKQLFFMVSYNLDAFRDFVFESTFLTRYDIDSQTVEAIRNDEIALLKFGMKWLKFILYKDGDFRLRETA; encoded by the coding sequence ATGAATGCTTCGCAAGAAACGAAAAACGAAATTCAGGATGAGAAACCAGCGAGAATTCAACCCCTGCAGCTCAGTCTGGACAGCGAGTTCAAGTTCAGATGCCATCCCGGGGTCCCATGCTTTACAACCTGCTGCCGCAATATTCGAATCCTGCTGACACCCTACGACATCATCCGGCTCAAGAAGAAACTGGAATTATCGAGTCAGGAATTTCTGGCCATCTATACCGAACCGCATCTGCTGGAAAAGACCGATCTTCCGGTAGTTACCCTCAAACTTCTGGACGACGAGAAGAAATCCTGCCCGTTTGTCCGGGACGACGGCTGTATCGTTTATGCCGATCGGCCTTCAACCTGCCGCTATTATCCCATCGGGGTGGGCGCGCTGAGCCATCGCGAACAGACCGAGGAATCCGGATTTTTCATCCTGATCGAAGAGCCCCACTGTAAAGGATTTCTGGAGGACAAGCTCTGGACCATCCGCGAATGGCGCAAGGACCAGGGGGTGGACTGCGATGACGAAATCAACGCCGAGTGGACGGACCTGCTCGTTCGCAAGCGATCCTTTCCCAAAAATATCGCAATGACCGAAAAGTCGAAACAGCTTTTCTTTATGGTCAGCTATAATCTCGATGCGTTCCGGGACTTCGTTTTTGAAAGCACTTTTTTGACGCGCTACGACATCGATTCCCAGACTGTCGAAGCCATCCGGAACGATGAGATTGCCCTGCTCAAATTCGGAATGAAATGGTTGAAATTCATCCTTTACAAGGACGGTGATTTCCGGTTGAGGGAGACGGCGTGA
- a CDS encoding nitroreductase family protein: MIHIDPERCKRDLICVMECPARILEQKTKEAPPVLVRDGEALCIRCGHCVAVCPHEAFSHRDIPGDQLEPVRPELQISFDQTAQFLKSRRSIRSYKNQPVEREKILDILNVARFAPSGHNNQPVSWLVIYNTDELRRLTSMVIDWMRQMQQENPAMAAQWHFDRILAGYEIGMDGICRHAPHLLIAHADKADPTAPDACVIAASAAELSAFAMGLGVCWAGFFRTAALFWPPLSQALALPSGHLPYAALMIGYPRFVYHRIPPRKQLSITWRT, from the coding sequence ATGATTCATATCGATCCGGAACGTTGCAAGCGTGATTTGATTTGTGTGATGGAATGTCCGGCGCGGATTCTCGAGCAAAAGACAAAAGAGGCCCCACCCGTGCTTGTCAGGGACGGGGAGGCCTTGTGCATCCGATGCGGCCATTGTGTGGCGGTATGCCCCCATGAAGCCTTTTCCCATCGGGATATTCCCGGGGATCAGCTCGAACCGGTGAGACCCGAACTCCAGATTTCCTTCGATCAGACCGCGCAGTTTCTCAAATCGCGACGGTCGATCCGATCCTACAAAAACCAACCCGTCGAGCGGGAGAAAATCCTCGATATTCTCAATGTGGCCCGATTTGCCCCTTCCGGGCACAACAACCAGCCCGTGTCCTGGCTTGTCATTTACAACACGGATGAACTCCGGCGGTTGACCTCGATGGTGATCGACTGGATGCGGCAGATGCAGCAGGAGAATCCGGCCATGGCCGCCCAGTGGCATTTCGATCGCATCCTTGCCGGTTATGAAATCGGCATGGATGGTATCTGCCGCCATGCGCCGCATCTGTTGATCGCCCACGCCGACAAGGCCGATCCGACAGCGCCCGATGCCTGTGTCATTGCGGCATCTGCCGCCGAGCTGAGTGCGTTCGCCATGGGGCTCGGGGTATGCTGGGCAGGATTTTTCCGGACCGCGGCCTTGTTCTGGCCTCCGCTGAGCCAGGCGCTTGCGCTTCCTTCAGGCCATTTGCCTTATGCGGCCTTGATGATCGGTTATCCCCGGTTTGTTTATCATCGGATACCCCCGAGAAAGCAATTGTCCATAACCTGGAGAACCTGA
- a CDS encoding class I SAM-dependent methyltransferase yields MQTVKPDRIIQTPNALVLDIGCGSGRHVSAVLGIADAKVIGLDLCRDDLRQAAERIGIHEAFGWQVAGRWLLAQANGCRLPIATAALDAVILSEVLEHVPRDAELLAEVHRVLKPSGSLAVSVPRHFPECVCWKLSREYRTTPGGHIRIYKKHHLVSLLKQSGFQPCRFESAHSLHAPYWWLKCLVGIGNDTHPLVRLYHRFLTWDMMQKPRLTRRLERLLDPWMGKSIVVYCRRSSSGNNPNRK; encoded by the coding sequence GTGCAGACCGTCAAACCCGATAGGATCATTCAAACGCCCAATGCGTTGGTTCTCGATATCGGCTGCGGCTCGGGCCGGCATGTCAGCGCCGTGCTGGGAATCGCGGATGCGAAGGTCATCGGGCTGGATTTGTGCAGAGACGATCTGCGGCAGGCGGCAGAACGGATCGGGATTCATGAAGCCTTCGGATGGCAGGTGGCGGGCCGCTGGCTGCTTGCACAGGCAAACGGCTGCCGACTGCCCATCGCAACGGCAGCCCTCGATGCCGTCATCCTCTCGGAAGTTCTCGAACACGTTCCCCGGGATGCGGAGCTGCTTGCGGAAGTGCATCGGGTCCTGAAGCCATCCGGTTCTCTTGCCGTCAGCGTACCAAGGCATTTCCCGGAATGCGTCTGCTGGAAACTTTCCCGGGAATACCGCACCACCCCCGGCGGACACATCCGCATCTACAAAAAACACCACCTGGTTTCGCTGCTGAAGCAGTCCGGATTTCAACCCTGCCGTTTCGAATCGGCCCACAGCCTGCATGCGCCATACTGGTGGCTCAAATGCCTCGTCGGCATCGGCAACGATACCCATCCCCTGGTTCGGCTCTACCACCGTTTTCTCACCTGGGACATGATGCAAAAGCCCCGCCTCACCCGGCGGCTGGAGCGCCTTCTGGATCCCTGGATGGGGAAAAGCATCGTTGTCTACTGCAGACGATCGTCTTCCGGGAACAATCCGAACCGGAAATAG